The genomic segment CCAAAAACAATATAGATCGATAAACAAACTTATAGAATTTCAGCTtaatttctcaaatattttttttcagcATATtccaataaattaattaatgtaaaGAGAGcttactctctcttttttccaATTTTCGATGCCATTTTCCATCTTTTTGAAGGCCTAGTTATTGCATTCAATAAAAAGTAGTACCAAGTTGACACCAAAGTTTGCAAGTAAATTGCTTTTGTAGTAATTATTATTCAACCACTCTACTAACTATATATTTCAAAGCTGCCAACCATATTTGCTCAAAATTTATTGCTtccatattataaaaaaaaaaaaaacccaacaaaagAATTTATTGGTTCATCATACCCAAAATTTCACCTATATGGGGAAAATCATACTCTAGTTCTTAATTTAGGTAGTTATTTTCCCTTAGCAATTTTCAATTGCCAAGCCAAAAACCGAGCGAAACCCATTTGCAGGCATGGCGCTGCCCGTTGAACAAGTAAGTCTTATACATAAATCTAAATAATAGAACTGATTATCAGTAGTCTTATTAATATATAGATAGATTATTTTCCCCCTCATAAACTATAATTTAAAATGCTAGAAAACCAGTGATGTATGAATGGACTGAAATTCTATCATGGGTTGAAAtgattttcactttattttagcCAGAAAGGTCGACAAAAGTTAATATCTTTATTGATATGTTCAcctttttgttcaatttattCATCAGTTTTTAATATATGAGATAGGGAGGAGAAAAGAACGAGATTTTTTTTGAAGTCTAAAGATTTAAATATTGGTAGTGGAACAATTTTCTGGTTGCTTTATACATATCATCGTAAGAAATTCTACGTGACATTATATAATCCTAAGAAGTTTATACGtacttaacaataaaatatttaaattaatttagtctttttttcatcCAATTTCATAATTTACAAACCACAATACGAATTTAAGTTACAAATTCTCATCCCATATATTATGAGTCACTTGTAAATTCTACACTGATAAAGTTACAAACATTCCTTAGATCAACATCTCACATgaataatctatatatatatatatatttcttctaTGCAATACTTACTTCTATCCATAAACCTCTTCTAAttcttaaattgaaaaaaaaaacatgtttaaacGCTTTCGAATCCACATACTTCTGAATACTGTAATAACAACAATGTTAATTGAGTTAACTCTCAATCGACACATGAATGATATATTCTTAATTCTAATTCTAAAGGCTAAAATATAATCTCTATTTATAAgcttattacttgataaaatatcagtttaattcaattataaaatgatacgaaaacctaaattaaatattatccGTCTGAATTCGTTTTATGGTTAATGTTCGGGATTTACCAACAATGTATCTCCAAAATTCAAACCAACAATATTTAGGTTAGATTTTGGTATAAAATACCTGTACTGAAAACTATGTATTTTATTTATGGATAACATGGTTTGGGTGCAATTTACAGGCTAAAGTAAAAGAAGACCCCGTTGCCATTAGCGTAAACGAAATGCTTAAGAGCTCATCACTAGCTTCTCCTAAGCCTTGCATTTGCAAAGTACCTAATTATCTTCGTCAGGTGAATGAAAAGGCCTATGAACCACAACTCATTTCAATCGGGCCGTACCATCGTGGTAAACATCACTTGAAAGCAATGGAAGAGAGAAAGATTGGCTTCCTTCAACAACTTGTTGAAGAAACAATGGTGATGAATGCTTCAAAATATGTTATGAAAATGAGAGAATTAGAAACACAAGCTCGCAAATGCTATGAACAACCTTTATGTCTCGACTCCGATGAATTCGTCAAAATGTTGCTTCTTGATGGTTGCTTTATTGTGCAGTTTATTCGCTTGTGTTTAAAGAAGGATTTGGTCAATTATTACACTAATGGCTACTTTCTTGCTTTGATTCAAGACATTTTGTTAGTCGAAAATCAACTTCCTTTCTTCGTCATTTGGGAATTGTTTTCCGTAATCGAGACTGGGGTCGATCAAGGTATGTTCATTGAAGCGGTTTTCGATATGTTCTTCCATAGAGTACCCGGAAAAGGACGTCCGAAACATGATCTCATATCCGTTACATCAGAAATCAAACACTTACTAGACTTCACCTATCACCATTGCTGTCATCCTTCGAGTTCCGAAATGGAAGCCTTAAACGAAACCCGGAATTTCGATATGAATTTCATTCGTTGTGCCTGGGAACTCCAAGAATCCGGAATCAAATTTGAAACGATAGAAGGAAACAGCATGTTCGACATTAGGTTCGAAAACAAAACCTTGCTTATCCCTAAACTTAACATCGATGACTATACCGAATCATTCCTACGAAATCTGATTGCATTCGAGCAACTATTTGTAGCAGACAGAGATGTAAAGCATGCAAGTGATTACATGATGTTGATGGACAGCCTTATTGATTCACCTAAAGATGTGGAAATACTTTGCCAGCATGGGATTATAAATAACATGTTAGGGGATGATAAAGCGGTGGCGGCCATGATTAACAGTCTGGGAATCTATGTATGCCATTCCCGCAACTTCTATTACAGTGTAGTGTTTGAGGATGTAAACAAGCATTGCAGCAAGCGTTGGAACATATGGATGGCGAATTTGAAGCACAATTATTTTAACAGTCCATGGTCACTCATTTCTCTTATGGCTGCTATTTTGCTCCTTCTGCTTACAGTACTGCAAACTGTACTTTCAGTACTTTCTTATTATCAATAATTATAACAAATCCTTctaactttgatttaatgtaaaaTGTAATACTTTTTTCTGACTTTTTATATGAATCCTTTATATGGTGTTTTGGTTTATTTTAGACGTACTCATATGTGAGACCTTTTCAAGCTTGGTTAAACTACAACTAAAAGCTTTTTCACTATTTAGAATAcaactaaatattaaaattttactttatattaATCCGCCTTCCGAACTTATCTGAAAGTACTTAATCGGTACATATAGGGGTATAAATGAACAAAAGTTTCGATGAACTATTCGTGAACTGTTCGTATAACATTCGTTTATGTTCATTTACTAAGTTAAACGAGTAcgaacaaaaattttattttcgtttAATAAACAAACGAACACGAACAGAGGTGTGTTCGGTTCATTTATGTTCACAAACAAACTCGTTTAAAAGCTCATTTATTAACTcattttttattaatgatattttcttataaaaatataaaaatattaatatgtatgattgaatatAAATTCAAAGaccaactaaaaaaaatttaccaacgGACAAATTTAAAGATAAACTATATATTAAcccttatattaatatttatttatttatttataataattaaattaaaaattttaatcaatgaACAGTTATCCTTGTTAGGATAAAACTATTGTTGCGCTGTATATTACAAGTGTAGCAATAATTCAAACAACAATTTGAGTAACATTGCAACCGTCTATTTTAGTTACGTTTGGtttctttatttaaaataataataataataattttaaaaaaattgaaaaatatttttgataaataaaaataaaaaacttgtttcaatAGTGAAACACTGGTATAAATTTTTGTAGAATAGAATCATGAGAAATAAAAAATTCAGCCACCACAAACAATTCAAACCAAAGCAGAAAATAGaaaagagataaataaattagaGTTGTACGTACATTCACAATCCACCAACAATCACAACCAGTTCCAAATTCATTTCATCTCCCAAGTCTTCTTTCCACAATGATAAGGGTGCCAAATACAACTAAAGTTGCAAAGTACTATAAAACACCAAACCAAGTACATAAATTGATGCTCACACATCTGCTCCAAAACACAGCTATGCCAATGACATGCTAAGGAAGCAACAGGTACCGGCGTCTACCTGTAAGAATCTGGACGCTTTGGCTTGCTTTGAAAAACGGTCTCAATCTTCTCCATGACAGCAGGAGTCAGTAATGGGATTACATCAAGTGCCTTCATGTTCTCTTGAATCTGAATGCAGAAAAAAATTGCAGTTTAGTTTAAGTATTAATAGCAGCAGCAGTGTAAATATTCAAATCCTAATGCAACCCTTAAAAAACTAAGTTTAAAAAACTAATACACTTGAAACCTTTGTTGCTCCGACTAATATTTTCTTTATATACCTGTGTTCCGACAACCACGTTCAAGACATACTCCGACATAGGTAAGAAAATATAACCTTCTAATGGAGATTCTAACATATAGCTTATACCAACTGTAACTAGCCTACCATAGATGATCAATCCATTAAAGCAAGAATCTCAAACACGTACCAAGAAGAAAGGACAAAAAGAAAACACTGAAACATTAGATTGGAACTTCTTGGAaccatagaaaataatattttcatcaaTTTACAAGTTCAGACACGGGTTCTTCCGACACTTAGCCTGGTGGCAAAAGAGTGAGGTTGTTATCCAGGTATTATAAAAAGATGGCCATTAAGGAAATAGGCCTACAAACCCTGATGAATATGTCACAAGATAATAGGTAAGTTGCAATCTTGTTACTCAGACTCTGGTATGATTGTTGGATATGGGTACGTGCTCAACACAAGTATGCTAAACTTATTCTATGTTTTTTCCATGTACTTAAAGAGGGTCAGGATCATGTCCTATACTCGTATCTGAAAATGTGTTTTAAGACATGGGTGTGGGACATTGATACTTCAAGGAAAATGAAGAGTTGGGGCGGTATTAGGTTGCAATTAGATGCATCAATTTTTAGTTAAACCCATAAACTTGTGCCGGCTAACCCGAACCCAAACCTGATTAGACCATaaaaaatcaacaaccaaaacctGTCCAACCCAAAAATGACCCAAACAAAAAATTATTCGAACCTGAAATGTCCTCAACCCAAATGACCCgaaaattttaaaacctaaaatCACCCAACCTAGATTAACCCAATCCAAAACCAACCCAATTAACAGATCTAGCTGCAATCAAGTCACCCATTGTCAACTATGCAAAAAACTATAATCCCAAATTAATTTATAATCCTTCCATTAAATTACCCATATTTCATTGTCATCATCCAGTATGCCTATATCAAACATATATTGACACTTCAACGCATGCATACTTAGAAAACAGCCAAATTTTATACTACCGCACTACCAAAACAGCCAATCATGTCACCTTTTGCCAAGTATGCAAACAACTATAATCCCAGATTAATTTATAACCCTTTCATTAAATTACCCATATTTCATTGTCATCGGCTGGTTTGTCCCTATATCAAACATATATTGACACTTCAAGCACATGCATATGTAGCAAATAGCCCAGTTTTATAATATTGCACTActaaaaaatgtgtaaatttcctTCCATGAAGCATCTCATAGCCAAGCAAATTCATTGGATCCATACAGTGGTccaaaaaaaatatgaaacaaaATGATTAgagatacataaaataataacctGAGATTCCTTTGTAGCACCAGTAATAACCGATGATATGTTGGGATTTGCAGCGCACCATGCGATTGCAAGTTGAGCTAACGGTACACCAAGTTCATCAGCAATTGGCTTCAGTCCATTAACTTTCCTCAACACATCATCAATTAGTGATCGGTTAGCAAGATTCTACACAAGAAAACAACATAGCTTAGTTGCTTACTCATGGCATATAGGGAAGGATTTTCAGATTAGTCTCATAGAAATAATTAACATATGCTACAACATCAAGTATAATCAAGTAATACTAGCAGCTAAATTAAGTCTGGTGAGTTTCACAATCATCGCTAGAGATGCTAAATGAAAATGTTTAACATTAAATATGGAAAACATAAGTTTGCTTGGAATATTATATCGGTACATGTACAACCACTATACAGTTGAGTTTTTGATCTTTTTGTTCTGTTTTCGGATACAGACACCAGAGATTTATCAACTGTAAACGTGcaagaaattatatttattacaagCACATATGCATAAACAAGATGTTAGATTCGTAAGAAGCACAAAACATAGTGAACCATAGCCTAAAATCAATCTCATTGAAAAGAATATATCCTTCCGAGGAAAAAGGAACCTAGAAGACTACAAGTGGTTATGTTCAACACTTAAAATTGAGATACAAAGATCAATAAAGCATACAAAATCAAAAGTAACAAATCAAATGTGAAGTGATTCTTACTTTGAAATTTTCCAAAGCAAACCGACTGTCAGATGGTATATTTCCTTTGTTGTATTTTCCAGTAAGCACTCCAGAAGCAAGCGGACTCCATGTTGTAAGACCTAGACCATAGTTGGTATACAGAGGAAGGTACTCGGATTCAACCTGCATTGATacagaaaaggatgaacaaattgtATAGTCCTGAAGGAGGTAGGAACAAAGTCATTCCTGGTTAACAGCTGTAAATTCAAGGGCAAGTCAAGTTTTTATGGTACAAACTGAAGAAAACTGAGAATTCTATTAAATGTGTAGTTGCCAAAACAAAGTTCACATAAAATGAAAAGGCGGAAATAGTGCCTACTCGGTATGCTGAGTGCCAACACCATTTACCTTGTGCCTAGTCAATAGATTATACTCCGGCTGCTCCACAATTGGGCCTACCAGGTCCAACCTCTCAGCTACTCCCCATGCTTCCGTAATCTGTTGTGCAGACCACTCACTTGTCCCCCAATAAAATGCCCAACCCTTATCAATCACATAATTCATTGCCCTCACAGTCTCCTCAATTGGAGTCTGTGTGTCTGGCCTGTAACCAAATATCAAAGTAATGCACTCGTGTCAAGTTTCTTGAAAAAGAAAACTCCTAGAACTTAAGACTCCCAAAAATTGATCAGAGAAATTATCCAGACGAAAACAAGACTTCAATCCACAAAGAATCGTAAAAGAGCCTTACACTGTTACATATGATAGATTATACACGACTCCACATGTAAAACATTCAACTAAGTACAAGTACGATAGAGGCCCTGTACTAAGAGCCAGATTACATTTAGCCCTCCCTACTCAAAAAatggcaaattagtccctatatattagatcaaagagcaaattgatcatttttgttaaaaaatttatcaatttgtacGGTTAAAAAATTGATGTGCCTTCCATGTGTTCCTCATGTTGATGTGTAAAAACCAgtctttaaaagtaaaaatagaaaaattttaacaaaattataagtttgctctttgatctaagagactaatttgtccatttttttagtagaggagaCAAAATGAATTTGACTCCTAATACAATGGTTACATGGTACTTTTGCCTCAACTAAACCTATATCCAAAACCACACATTAGAATTCCTCGACAAACAAGCCATAATAAGACCCAGCAATACTGAAAATCGAACATCTTGAAGATTATAGATGCTACTTTTCAAGTAACTTCAGATCAAAACTAAAATCCAAAAATCAAGTGATTTCagatcaaaattaaaatctaagaaaagagaaacagcataaaacaaatattcaaaCAAATGCAAGAAAAGTTGTATAAAAAATGAATTGATCTAATGAAACAGAAACCCATATCGATTccaaaccccaaaaaaaaaatccGATCTTTTAAGTGAACCAACCTATGACAATAGAGCACATCAACATAATCCATATCAAGCCTCTTCAAGGACGCCTTGGTTCCTTCCACAATATGTTTTCTAGACAAACCCTTATCATTTGGCCCAGGACCACCCCAAAAGATCTTGGTAGAAACCACGATATCCGATCGTTTCCACCCAAGTTCCCTAATAGCCTGACCCATGATCTCCTCGGCTCGACCATTGGCATAAACCTCGGCGTTGTCGAAAAAGTTGACTCCGTTGTCTTTACAACACTGGAGAAGTGACTTTGCTTCTTTAACATCGAGCTGGTTACCGAAACTAACCCATGCTCCATACGATAGTTGACTCACCTTTAAGCCTGATCTGCCCAGGTTTTTGTACTGCATCTTTGGTTTTTTTGGATTGGTGGAGAAGAGAAGGCTGTAGAAGTGAACTGAAAGAGAGAGAGAGCGATTGTGGGCAAATAAATTAAAAGGTTATATCAGAGGGCTTCGGaaaactttttctctttttttgtatttatttatactaaaaaaaTCCTAGTTTTACTCGTAAAACCTTGACTTTAatgttaaaagtaaaatattttgaaattatatacactattaacataatataaaatttttaaaagtgtgattaagtctgttatatatataagtacttcaaaaaaatttaaaacattattttatttttatttaataaattactttCATCAAATTCGTAAGAATATTAAatgcaaaaaatttaaaatatcatcctTTAGTTTAAAATTAAGGACTTccatgaataaaaataataagttaagatttatttaattgtaaaaataatataagagtTTGTTTAAACAAAATATAGTAATTTAGACCATTTTACCAATAAAGGCTAATTTCCTACTTTATTTACGGAAATAGGcgactttatttattatttaccagAATGGGCCGAAAACACTAAAACGCGTCCACGTAGGAGCGTTTTAAGGAGAAATTCTAGCAAAATGCGTCCCTGATGGAACGCTTTTGTCATGTTAGCAAAAAACGTGCTGACCTAAATgcgctttgctgacatggcaaaagcgCTCCCTTAGGGACGCGTTTTAGCCCATATTTTTCTAGGGTCAGGGCTATTTGCATGTTTAGTGCCGAGGGTTTATGGTTTTACAGTTTTAGTgttttaaggttagggttttgttaaaatgatttagggttttatttatttagggtttagtgattttaaaagataaattagggtttaaaattttaaaaaaaaattaattaaattaggttttaaGGGTTTAAGtaagttaattaaattaggttttagggtttttaagaaaattaattgaattaggttttaggtttttttaaaaataattttgtgtttagCTTTTAAGGgattttgtaaaagggtttaggCTTGAGTCTTAAAAAATTTGTATTGAcaagaagaatttttttttctacagtagtttctgaaaaataattttgagaagacgattCCGAAAAATtaatgtcaaaaacgcttcaagcagtatgcactgtcagcaaaagtactgaaaaaagctcccacgtggacgttCTTTTATACAGTAGTtccagaaaaataattagagaaaacatttctaaaaaaaatactatcaaAACGCTTCAAACAGGATGCACTGtcaacaaaattactaaaaaagctCTCACATGGATGTTCTTTTTCTACAATAGTTTCTAAAAAagtaattttgagaagacggttctgaaaaaatagtgtcaaaaacattCCAAACAGGATGCACtatcagcaaaattactgaaacaagctcccacgtggacgctctttttctacagtagctCCTGTTtggccttaggctataaatgagccaaatttcattctcatattgcataagttacagcaagaaAAGTTAGAGAGGCTAAgcaaaatagaaattgaagatgagtgaacatattagtgttgttatttactatgatggtgaggtccgtgacactgaaaacgacgttgtttttttatcggagaacacaACGCGATTGGTTTTAACCAGAATATAGATTTGACGGAACTTCATAAAAGAATTAGGTACAAAATCTCCAAAACGACGCCAATGAGAGTTTCAtctattaagtatcaattttgtgcttcagttgatcccgtgacatatgactcattttaTATCAAAGGTGGTCGTATCTTGGAgacaatggtgcagactcatctcacTAGTGGATCACCTTaacttgagttatatgtacaattttcatcgccaaatgaAGTATTTGCGACTTTAACATCTACTGTtgttcgagaggaatacacgaTCCCTGCCCGACACTCCATTATGGGAGGCAGAACATGGAAGCACTCGTATTTAATGGCAGTATGGAATACACAACTCCTGCACGACACTCTGTTAGTGGATAGAATATTCACCTCGGTGGGTCGATGTTCGATGCTGAAAATACGTATAGGgaaatgacatcaacttctagcgGTTGGCAATCCACATCTTATTGGGGACATTACAAAACGTCCACAATAAGGGATAATATACTCCCTACAACGtccaccggtgaggggacctcgtacgttgcagatgatggtgAGTTGGATGATAAGTCCGATGTAGATCTACCTCGAAAGCCCGACCCCGATGGTACAAAAGTtgtattattttctgaaccggagtcTGTTCCAACCGAACCTAAAGACAGTGAAGAGGcttcaaatgaaaaaaagaagatatACGATTCACGGtgtactcacctccagcccacatgcataatgtcaatCTATCGgcagatgatgcgttggagtttctagatctaccacacagaaTGTCTGACCGTACAAGTTCATCATTAGATTCGGgtgaattggaagttggtaaggagttttccagtaaggatagttttcttggtgcattgaaacaaTATAGAATCATGAACGAGGTTAACTACtacgtggttaaatccaaattcgAGAAGTTCGAGGCCAAGTGTACAGTACAAGAcagtacatgttcatggaaaaccatggCTTCGGTTAGGAAAAAGACAAGCTTATGGGAGATATAGAA from the Gossypium hirsutum isolate 1008001.06 chromosome D09, Gossypium_hirsutum_v2.1, whole genome shotgun sequence genome contains:
- the LOC107891953 gene encoding UPF0481 protein At3g47200, giving the protein MALPVEQAKVKEDPVAISVNEMLKSSSLASPKPCICKVPNYLRQVNEKAYEPQLISIGPYHRGKHHLKAMEERKIGFLQQLVEETMVMNASKYVMKMRELETQARKCYEQPLCLDSDEFVKMLLLDGCFIVQFIRLCLKKDLVNYYTNGYFLALIQDILLVENQLPFFVIWELFSVIETGVDQGMFIEAVFDMFFHRVPGKGRPKHDLISVTSEIKHLLDFTYHHCCHPSSSEMEALNETRNFDMNFIRCAWELQESGIKFETIEGNSMFDIRFENKTLLIPKLNIDDYTESFLRNLIAFEQLFVADRDVKHASDYMMLMDSLIDSPKDVEILCQHGIINNMLGDDKAVAAMINSLGIYVCHSRNFYYSVVFEDVNKHCSKRWNIWMANLKHNYFNSPWSLISLMAAILLLLLTVLQTVLSVLSYYQ
- the LOC107891954 gene encoding probable voltage-gated potassium channel subunit beta isoform X1; amino-acid sequence: MQYKNLGRSGLKVSQLSYGAWVSFGNQLDVKEAKSLLQCCKDNGVNFFDNAEVYANGRAEEIMGQAIRELGWKRSDIVVSTKIFWGGPGPNDKGLSRKHIVEGTKASLKRLDMDYVDVLYCHRPDTQTPIEETVRAMNYVIDKGWAFYWGTSEWSAQQITEAWGVAERLDLVGPIVEQPEYNLLTRHKVESEYLPLYTNYGLGLTTWSPLASGVLTGKYNKGNIPSDSRFALENFKNLANRSLIDDVLRKVNGLKPIADELGVPLAQLAIAWCAANPNISSVITGATKESQIQENMKALDVIPLLTPAVMEKIETVFQSKPKRPDSYR
- the LOC107891954 gene encoding probable voltage-gated potassium channel subunit beta isoform X2, with the translated sequence MQYKNLGRSGLKVSQLSYGAWVSFGNQLDVKEAKSLLQCCKDNGVNFFDNAEVYANGRAEEIMGQAIRELGWKRSDIVVSTKIFWGGPGPNDKGLSRKHIVEGTKASLKRLDMDYVDVLYCHRPDTQTPIEETVRAMNYVIDKGWAFYWGTSEWSAQQITEAWGVAERLDLVGPIVEQPEYNLLTRHKVESEYLPLYTNYGLGLTTWSPLASGVLTGKYNKGNIPSDSRFALENFKIQENMKALDVIPLLTPAVMEKIETVFQSKPKRPDSYR